From uncultured Desulfobacter sp.:
GCCTTTATATCCAATGAGAATTTTCATAAAAATCACCTTAGCTAACGAACAATAATAATTAAAAAAAATAATAACCTAAAATAATGGATCGAACCATGTTTAACAAGGGTAAAATCTTAATCTTTGCAGATAAAAGCACCAATTATCATCAGGATGGCACCCAAACCTATCAAAACCCATGAAAGATGAATTTCATAAAAAAATGAATACAATGCATTGTAAACCGTATCATTGGAAATACTATCCAAAATTTTATCGGTAATTCCTTCAAAAAGAGTTGAAATAGTCATGGTAGAAAGAAAAACGGCTGTGCCCATGAATTTGGAAATCAGAGCAAATAGTCCAAGTACAAGACCGGCAATAATTGAGAAAATTCCTATTTTTGAGGTCATGATTTTTCCTTGATTAATTTCGTTGTAATATTTTTGGGCCAGGTGTGTTTATTGCTGTCATCTTTATTCAATTCATTGTATATGCAGGCTGTGTTTCAGGTCAACAGACTGTTACAGAATGTCAAATTATTTCAGATCATCTCTATACTTAGCTACTTTTATAATAAAGGCCATGGAAATTCCAAACGATGACACAAACCTCCACCTTTAAAAAAATCGGATTTGCCTCGTTGATCATGATGGCATCAGTGTTTGCCAGCAGGATCATCGGTCTTGTACGTGAAACCGCCATTGCCTGGATGGGTGGTGCAAGTGCCGGTGTTGACGCTTATCAGGTGGCATTTGTAATTCCTGAAATTTTAAACCATGTGGTGGCGTCAGGTTTTTTATCCATTACTTTTATCCCCATCTTTACCCGTTATCTTGTTGAAAACAACGAACAGGAAGGATACCGGGTTTTTTCCGTTATTCTGAACTGCTTTGGTGCAGGTCTTTTTATTTTTATCGGCCTTTCCATGGTTTTTGCTCCGGAACTGATTTCAGTTCTTGCCCCCGGGCTAAGAAACGGCCCGGCCTTTGAGCTTGCTGTACGCATGACCCGAATCATTATTCCGGCCCAGTTTTTCTTTTTTGCCGGAGGACTGTTCAATGCCGTACAATATTCAAAGGAACGGTTTGTTTTCCCGGCGCTTGCACCATTGATCTATAATACCGGCATCATTGTAGGCGGGATATTTCTGTATCCGGTTCTGGGTATGGAAGGATTTGCATGGGGTGTGCTTGCCGGCGCCTTCTTCGGCAGTTTCCTGCTCCAATTGTTTGGGGCTAAAAAGTTAGGGCTGATATATGTGCCAAGTTTTAATTTCAAGCATCCTGATGTGATCAAATACGTTTTATTAACGTTACCCCTGATGCTTGGATTGACCATGACCTTTTCCACGGAAATCCTGATGAAATTCTTTGGCTCGTTTTTAAGCGAGGGAAGCATTTCAGCCATGAATTACGCCCTTCGCATCATGTTTATACTGGTGGGGCTTTTTGGCAATGCCATTGGTGTAGCCTCCTATCCGTTCATGGCAAAAATTGCTGCGGAAAAAGATTTTTCCGGCTTAAACACGATTATTAACCAAACGCTAAAATATATATTTATTGTGATGCCCTTTTCAGTAGTCTTTATGATTCTCAATAAAGAGGTTGTGGCCATTTTATTCCAGCGTGGGGCATTTGACGTCCATGATGCTGCCCTGACATCAGGTGTGCTGCCGTATTTCATGGCCGGGGCCTTTGCATTTTCCGCCCAGACCATTGTTTCCCGGGGTTTTTTTGCCGTTCAAAACACATTATTTCCTGCCATTTTCTCTTCTGTATGTGTGGCGTTAAGCCTGCCGCTGCTCTATTTTGCAATGACAGCCATGGGAATTAAAGGTGTGGCTTTGGGTCTGTCTTTGTCCGTGATCATTACTACTGGTGCTTTATTTGAAGCCTGGAACAGGAAAACAAAAAACGCGGGGCGCTCAGAGGTCTACGCTTTCTTTGGTGTAATGGTACTGGTCAGTATCGTGGTATGGCTGATTTTAAAAGCGGCATATGCCGGAATTCTTGGTTTAATCCCGATCTCTGGTTTTTTCGCCCATATATTCATATGTATTATTGTCGGCACGTTATTTCTGATCATTCTGGCAGGTCTCGGAAAAGCCCTTAAAATAAAGGAAATAAGCACGCTCTATACCAAGGTGCTGGCCAAAACTGGTTTGCTTAAAAAAAATTAAATTTTTTCCATGGTTGAATTTTACTTTGGCGTCACTGGATTTGAAATCCGTTACTCAAATTTAGGAGATTAAATTGTCAAGCGTTGTAATCATCAATCTGGATATTTGCTATAAGGAACGCTCAAATAAGGGAATCCGGACGGCCACCTACTGTCCCTCACTCGTGATCGGTGAAAAATCAGTGGCCACAAGTGAGAAGTAGGTGGCCATTCAAGGCGCAATACCGGAACCATAAGTCTAACACGGGCAAACCACAACTCATGTGTTCGACATCATTTTTTTGTGACAGAAACTGAGAAGTGAGCACCTAAGGGGAATAAGATCTGAGATTTAGCGAACATAAGATGACAGCTCAGTAGTGCCGTCTTTATTGCGGTCATGATTTGTTGATATACGGGGAATGGAGGTTGGCGGACAGTAAATTTTGATAGAAGAAGAGGGAGTCTTTCAAGTTTATTCCAGTTGTACACCATATTTTGTTAATATGTCTTGAGGGGTGATCGTTTCTGGTGTGCCGGTTGGCCGGAGTACATTCCTGCCACATAGAATGAAAACTTCATACGCATCAAATATTGCATACCGATCCTTATCAAATATAATCAGCTTGTTTCCATTTTCTTCTTTAACTTTTTGTCTGAACTTCCTGATTCCGGTGTCTTGACCTTTTTTCTCCAATTTATCCTGTTGGTCTATCCAATCCCTGAAAGCCGTTGTCAGTGCCATGACAAAAATGGTGAGATACACATGAACGATAAAACCGGATTTCGTATTTATAGGTGGCCTTTCTATGAACCAGGCCTGCTTGGCCTCTCTAAATAAGGCGTTTTCAATTTCACTGCGGGCGTCGTATGCGTCATAAACCACCAAGGGCTTGTCAACAGGTCCATTTGTAAGAATAATCAGGGTTTTGGAACCGGGATTATTAGCCTTAAAAGGATCATCCTTAACCACAACAGCATTGATGGGATTGGCGACAAAGCCTTTGGAGTTTTGATGGCTGCCGCTGCCCTGTGGTCCGTAGAATTCTGCTGACGTTAACC
This genomic window contains:
- the murJ gene encoding murein biosynthesis integral membrane protein MurJ, with amino-acid sequence MTQTSTFKKIGFASLIMMASVFASRIIGLVRETAIAWMGGASAGVDAYQVAFVIPEILNHVVASGFLSITFIPIFTRYLVENNEQEGYRVFSVILNCFGAGLFIFIGLSMVFAPELISVLAPGLRNGPAFELAVRMTRIIIPAQFFFFAGGLFNAVQYSKERFVFPALAPLIYNTGIIVGGIFLYPVLGMEGFAWGVLAGAFFGSFLLQLFGAKKLGLIYVPSFNFKHPDVIKYVLLTLPLMLGLTMTFSTEILMKFFGSFLSEGSISAMNYALRIMFILVGLFGNAIGVASYPFMAKIAAEKDFSGLNTIINQTLKYIFIVMPFSVVFMILNKEVVAILFQRGAFDVHDAALTSGVLPYFMAGAFAFSAQTIVSRGFFAVQNTLFPAIFSSVCVALSLPLLYFAMTAMGIKGVALGLSLSVIITTGALFEAWNRKTKNAGRSEVYAFFGVMVLVSIVVWLILKAAYAGILGLIPISGFFAHIFICIIVGTLFLIILAGLGKALKIKEISTLYTKVLAKTGLLKKN